A window from Aeromonas rivipollensis encodes these proteins:
- a CDS encoding peptidylprolyl isomerase has protein sequence MKKLWLLATLIAPLAFAGQKVQMETNHGNIVVELAPKQAPQTVKNFLRYVADGSYDGSLFHRVIQNFVVQGGGYNQQFQPLPTFDPVVNESRGGLPNKRGSIAMARTQAVDSATRQFYFNLVDNDNLNANAGAGYTVFGQVVQGMEVLDKLAQVQTGYSSILRANDVPTSPIILKKVVLLADK, from the coding sequence ATGAAGAAACTCTGGTTACTGGCCACCCTGATCGCCCCCCTGGCGTTCGCCGGACAAAAAGTCCAGATGGAGACCAACCACGGCAACATAGTGGTGGAGCTGGCCCCCAAGCAGGCGCCGCAGACGGTGAAGAACTTCCTGCGCTACGTGGCGGATGGCAGCTATGACGGCAGCCTGTTCCACCGGGTGATCCAGAACTTCGTGGTGCAGGGCGGGGGCTATAATCAGCAATTCCAGCCGCTGCCGACCTTCGACCCCGTGGTCAACGAGTCCAGGGGCGGCCTGCCCAACAAGCGTGGCAGCATCGCCATGGCCCGCACCCAGGCGGTCGACAGCGCCACCCGCCAGTTCTACTTCAACCTGGTGGACAACGACAACCTCAACGCCAATGCCGGCGCCGGTTATACGGTGTTCGGCCAGGTGGTGCAGGGCATGGAGGTGCTGGACAAGCTGGCTCAGGTCCAGACCGGCTACAGCTCCATACTGCGCGCCAATGACGTGCCGACCAGCCCCATCATCCTGAAAAAAGTGGTGCTGCTGGCAGACAAATAA
- a CDS encoding YajG family lipoprotein yields the protein MKKSLLLLAALILGGCATHWPETALLNPQVIPSNQQYYSGNRITMEGVDKREAAYVFSIKKKEKAPVLVNSSQPLNNLLAEKLAEGLRSQGLEVGNSGTTNLTLAISTAAVTVEEKTFTYVTKSKVSLQVIADFQGNKLTKQFNMSSSKEEPGEPTMADLESTLNQQLGSVLQQIMADQALRGYLKGQPS from the coding sequence ATGAAAAAGTCACTCTTGCTGCTGGCCGCCCTGATACTGGGTGGTTGTGCCACCCACTGGCCGGAGACGGCGTTGCTCAATCCGCAAGTCATCCCCTCCAACCAGCAGTACTACTCTGGCAACCGCATCACCATGGAAGGGGTGGACAAGCGCGAGGCCGCCTATGTCTTCTCCATCAAGAAGAAAGAGAAGGCTCCCGTGCTGGTCAACAGCAGCCAGCCCCTCAACAACCTGCTGGCGGAAAAACTGGCGGAAGGGTTGCGCAGCCAAGGCCTCGAAGTGGGTAACAGCGGCACCACCAACCTGACCCTGGCCATCTCCACCGCCGCCGTCACGGTCGAGGAGAAGACCTTTACCTATGTCACCAAGTCCAAGGTCAGCCTGCAGGTGATCGCCGACTTCCAGGGCAACAAGCTGACCAAGCAGTTCAACATGTCTTCCAGCAAGGAGGAGCCGGGTGAGCCTACCATGGCCGATCTGGAGTCCACCCTGAACCAGCAACTGGGCAGCGTGCTGCAACAGATCATGGCCGACCAGGCACTGCGCGGTTATCTCAAAGGCCAGCCTAGCTGA
- a CDS encoding methyltransferase translates to MQTLLDTAHCRLTLYRYPRQSQDPLQAWDAADEYLINTLAEEPLEQDGPVIIMNDGFGALAAYLHGHGPVCVSDSYISERATLANLAENGLEASGITLQDALAPLPSAPALVVIKVSKYQALLEQQLLALRAVVTPATRILAAGKAKDIHSSTLKLFEKYLGATRTSLAWKKARLIHCEPQADRSALTNPFPTVWPLEGTDMLIHNHANVFSRTSLDIGARFMLDNLPIHSARKVIDLGCGNGVLGLSLLAKDSEVEVTFIDESHMAVASARLNVEHNLPDALPRAHFMVNNCLDGVAVGAADRILCNPPFHQLQAITDHIAWQMFTDAHRVLPQGGELWIVGNRHLDYHNKLKRLFANAQVVASNSKFVILKAIKR, encoded by the coding sequence ATGCAAACCCTGCTCGACACTGCCCATTGTCGTCTGACCCTGTATCGCTACCCACGGCAGAGCCAGGATCCCCTGCAGGCCTGGGATGCGGCGGACGAGTACCTGATCAACACCCTGGCCGAGGAGCCGCTCGAACAGGATGGCCCCGTCATCATCATGAACGACGGCTTCGGCGCCCTGGCCGCCTATCTGCACGGCCATGGCCCGGTCTGCGTGAGCGACTCCTACATCAGCGAGCGGGCCACCCTGGCCAATCTGGCGGAGAACGGGCTGGAGGCGAGCGGGATCACCCTGCAGGATGCCCTGGCCCCGCTGCCTTCAGCCCCTGCACTGGTGGTGATCAAGGTCTCCAAGTATCAGGCGCTGCTGGAGCAGCAACTGCTGGCCCTGCGTGCGGTAGTCACCCCGGCCACCCGCATCCTGGCCGCCGGCAAGGCAAAAGACATTCACAGCTCCACCCTCAAGCTGTTTGAGAAATACCTGGGAGCGACTCGCACCTCGCTGGCCTGGAAGAAGGCGCGCCTCATTCACTGCGAGCCGCAGGCCGATCGCTCTGCCCTGACCAACCCCTTCCCGACCGTCTGGCCGCTGGAGGGCACCGACATGCTCATCCACAACCATGCCAACGTCTTCTCGCGCACCAGCCTGGATATAGGCGCCCGCTTCATGCTGGACAATTTGCCGATCCACAGTGCCCGCAAGGTGATAGACCTTGGCTGCGGCAACGGGGTGCTGGGTCTCTCGCTGCTGGCAAAGGACAGCGAGGTGGAGGTGACCTTCATCGACGAATCCCACATGGCGGTCGCCTCGGCGCGGCTCAACGTCGAGCACAACCTGCCGGACGCCCTGCCGCGGGCCCACTTCATGGTCAACAACTGTCTCGACGGCGTGGCGGTCGGGGCAGCGGATCGGATCCTCTGCAATCCCCCCTTCCATCAGTTGCAGGCGATCACCGATCACATCGCCTGGCAGATGTTCACCGACGCACACCGGGTGTTGCCTCAGGGGGGTGAACTCTGGATAGTAGGCAACCGTCATCTGGACTATCACAACAAACTCAAGCGCTTGTTTGCCAACGCACAAGTCGTTGCGTCGAACAGCAAATTCGTTATTTTGAAAGCCATCAAACGCTAA
- a CDS encoding BolA family protein, translating into MQQQIEAKLAAALSPSHLEVINESYMHRVEPGSESHFKVIVVSQAFEGQRLLGRHRQVNGVLAEELAGTIHALALHTYTEAEWQAREQAPKTPGCVSKSPFA; encoded by the coding sequence ATGCAACAACAGATAGAGGCCAAACTGGCCGCCGCCTTGTCCCCCAGTCATCTGGAAGTGATCAACGAGAGCTACATGCACAGGGTGGAACCGGGATCCGAGAGCCACTTCAAGGTCATAGTGGTGAGCCAGGCCTTCGAGGGGCAGCGCCTGCTGGGACGCCATCGTCAGGTCAACGGCGTGCTGGCAGAGGAGCTGGCGGGGACCATCCATGCGCTGGCGCTACATACCTATACCGAGGCGGAGTGGCAGGCCCGGGAGCAGGCCCCCAAAACCCCGGGCTGTGTCAGCAAGTCCCCCTTTGCCTGA
- a CDS encoding Na(+)-translocating NADH-quinone reductase subunit A has protein sequence MITIKRGLDIPVLGAPEQVIYDGPAITRVATLGEEFVGMRPTMFVKVGDRVIKGQELFEDKKNPGVKFTAPATGVVSEINRGAKRVLQSVVIDIDGSDEQVTFEHFASAELAQLERSKVQDILVASGQWTALRTRPFSKVPAVGSAPRAIFVTAMDTNPLAANAEIIIKEQAQAFLDGLAVLSRLTDGTVHVCKGEASLPHASLAQVKEAVFVGPHPAGLPGTHIHFLDPVGAKKVQWHINYQDVIAYGKLFTTGQIFTDKVIALAGPNVIKPRLLRTRLGACISQLTNNELRADENRIISGSLLSGAKAEGVHDYLGRYHNQVSVLGEGREKEFLGWVKPSADKFSITRTTLSHLMKGKLINFTTTTNGSDRSMVPIGNYERVMPLDILPTLLLRDLVSGDTDSAQALGCLELDEEDLALCAFVCPGKTEYGPVLRECLTKIELEG, from the coding sequence ATGATTACAATTAAAAGAGGACTGGACATCCCCGTGCTGGGTGCTCCGGAGCAAGTAATCTACGATGGCCCGGCCATCACCCGTGTTGCTACACTCGGCGAAGAGTTCGTGGGGATGCGTCCTACTATGTTCGTCAAAGTAGGTGATCGCGTCATTAAAGGTCAGGAGCTCTTCGAAGATAAGAAGAATCCCGGCGTTAAATTCACGGCCCCTGCCACCGGTGTGGTTTCTGAGATCAACCGTGGTGCCAAGCGTGTTCTGCAATCCGTTGTCATCGACATCGATGGTTCTGACGAACAGGTGACCTTTGAACACTTTGCGTCTGCCGAGCTGGCACAGCTCGAGCGCAGCAAGGTGCAGGACATCCTGGTCGCATCAGGCCAATGGACCGCATTGCGTACCCGTCCATTCAGCAAGGTGCCGGCAGTGGGCTCTGCCCCGCGTGCCATCTTCGTCACCGCCATGGACACCAACCCGCTGGCCGCCAACGCCGAGATCATCATCAAGGAACAGGCCCAGGCCTTCCTCGACGGTCTGGCCGTGCTGAGCCGCCTGACCGATGGCACCGTCCACGTCTGCAAGGGCGAAGCCAGCCTGCCGCACGCCTCCCTGGCCCAGGTCAAGGAAGCCGTGTTTGTCGGCCCGCACCCTGCCGGCCTGCCCGGTACCCACATCCACTTTCTGGACCCGGTCGGTGCCAAGAAAGTGCAGTGGCACATCAACTATCAGGATGTGATCGCCTACGGCAAGCTGTTCACCACCGGTCAGATCTTCACCGACAAGGTGATCGCCCTGGCCGGCCCGAACGTGATCAAGCCGCGCCTGCTGCGCACCCGTCTGGGCGCCTGCATCAGCCAGCTGACCAACAACGAGCTGCGTGCGGACGAGAATCGCATCATCTCCGGTTCCCTGCTCAGCGGTGCCAAGGCCGAAGGGGTTCATGACTACCTGGGTCGCTACCACAATCAGGTGAGCGTACTGGGTGAAGGTCGTGAGAAAGAGTTCCTGGGCTGGGTCAAACCCAGTGCCGACAAGTTCTCCATCACCCGCACCACCCTCTCTCATCTGATGAAGGGCAAACTCATCAACTTCACTACCACCACCAACGGTAGTGATCGCTCCATGGTGCCTATCGGCAACTATGAGCGCGTGATGCCGCTCGACATCCTGCCGACCCTGCTGCTGCGGGATCTGGTCTCCGGCGACACCGACAGCGCACAAGCGCTCGGCTGCCTGGAGCTGGATGAGGAAGATCTGGCGCTCTGTGCCTTCGTCTGCCCCGGCAAGACAGAGTACGGCCCAGTCTTGCGTGAGTGCCTGACCAAGATAGAACTGGAAGGTTAA
- a CDS encoding NADH:ubiquinone reductase (Na(+)-transporting) subunit B, with translation MSFKQLLENMEHHFEPGGKYAKYYALFEAAYTLFYTPGSVTRNAAHVRDAIDLKRMMIMVWLAVFPAMFWGMYNVGNQSIAAIAHLGSAAGADTWQYTIATLLGASLDPAVAGIGSKMLIGAAHFLPIYLTVFLVGGFWEVLFAMVRKHEINEGFFVTSILFALIVPPELPLWQAALGITFGVVLAKEVFGGTGKNFLNPALAGRAFLFFAYPGQISGDAVWVAVDGYSGATALSQWAQGGQMALINGATGEAISWMDAFLGNLPGSIGEVSTLMILIGAAMIVYMRIASWRIIAGVMIGMVATSLLFNVIGSDTNPMFSMPWHWHLVLGGFAFGMAFMATDPVSAAFTNKGKWWYGALIGVMVVLIRVVNPAFPEGMMLAILFANLFAPLFDHFVAQANIKRRIARGV, from the coding sequence ATGAGTTTCAAGCAACTTCTTGAAAATATGGAACATCACTTCGAGCCGGGTGGCAAGTACGCCAAGTACTATGCCCTGTTCGAGGCGGCGTATACCCTGTTTTATACCCCCGGGTCCGTGACCCGCAATGCCGCCCACGTCCGTGATGCGATCGATCTGAAGCGCATGATGATCATGGTGTGGCTGGCCGTGTTCCCGGCCATGTTCTGGGGCATGTACAACGTCGGCAACCAGTCCATCGCCGCCATCGCCCATCTGGGCAGCGCGGCCGGTGCCGATACCTGGCAATACACCATAGCGACCCTGCTGGGTGCCTCGCTGGATCCGGCCGTGGCCGGCATCGGCAGCAAGATGCTGATCGGTGCGGCGCACTTCCTGCCCATCTACCTGACCGTGTTCCTGGTCGGTGGCTTCTGGGAAGTGCTGTTCGCCATGGTGCGCAAGCACGAGATCAACGAAGGCTTCTTCGTGACCTCCATCCTGTTCGCCCTGATAGTGCCGCCCGAGCTGCCCCTGTGGCAAGCCGCGCTCGGCATCACCTTCGGCGTGGTGCTGGCCAAGGAAGTGTTCGGTGGGACCGGCAAGAACTTCCTGAACCCGGCCCTGGCAGGTCGTGCGTTCCTGTTCTTCGCCTACCCGGGTCAGATCTCCGGCGATGCCGTCTGGGTGGCCGTTGACGGCTATTCAGGCGCAACTGCCCTGAGCCAGTGGGCTCAGGGCGGCCAGATGGCGCTGATCAACGGTGCCACCGGTGAAGCCATCAGCTGGATGGATGCCTTCCTCGGCAACCTGCCGGGTTCCATCGGTGAAGTCTCCACCCTGATGATCCTCATCGGTGCGGCCATGATCGTCTATATGCGGATCGCCTCCTGGCGCATCATCGCCGGCGTCATGATCGGCATGGTGGCGACCTCTCTGCTGTTCAACGTCATAGGTTCAGACACCAACCCCATGTTCAGCATGCCGTGGCACTGGCATCTGGTGCTGGGCGGCTTCGCCTTCGGCATGGCCTTCATGGCGACTGATCCTGTCTCCGCCGCCTTTACCAACAAGGGCAAGTGGTGGTACGGCGCCCTCATCGGCGTCATGGTCGTGCTGATCCGTGTCGTGAACCCCGCGTTCCCGGAAGGCATGATGCTGGCCATTCTGTTTGCCAACCTGTTTGCCCCCTTGTTTGACCATTTCGTGGCGCAGGCGAACATCAAGCGGAGGATCGCACGTGGCGTTTAA
- a CDS encoding Na(+)-translocating NADH-quinone reductase subunit C: protein MAFNKDSTTGTLAVVTGLCLVCSIVVSVAAVGLRPAQLENKALDKQSNILSVAGVDVSSVAKRDLAQLYGDKIEARLVDLATGEFVDGDADNFDTKLAAKDPAKSVRLAPADDKAGLRQISKLIPVFFAKDAQGKVDNIILPIYGQGLWSTMYAFVAVAADGQTIKGITYYDHGETPGLGGEIENPAWRELFVGKKLFDQDGQPALRVIKGHAPAGSEHEIDGLSGATLTGNGVQHTFDFWMGPKGFGPFLAKVRAGEINNG from the coding sequence GTGGCGTTTAATAAAGACTCTACTACCGGCACTCTCGCCGTAGTGACCGGTCTGTGTCTGGTCTGCTCCATCGTGGTCTCCGTGGCCGCCGTGGGTCTGCGTCCGGCCCAGCTGGAAAACAAGGCGCTGGACAAGCAAAGCAACATACTGTCCGTTGCCGGTGTCGATGTCAGCTCTGTGGCCAAGCGTGACCTGGCCCAGCTGTATGGCGACAAGATTGAAGCGCGTCTGGTGGATCTGGCCACCGGTGAGTTCGTTGACGGCGATGCCGACAACTTCGACACCAAGCTGGCGGCCAAAGATCCGGCCAAGAGTGTTCGTCTGGCACCTGCCGACGACAAGGCTGGTCTGCGTCAGATCTCCAAGCTGATCCCGGTGTTCTTCGCGAAAGATGCCCAAGGCAAGGTCGACAACATCATATTGCCGATCTACGGCCAGGGTCTGTGGTCCACCATGTATGCCTTCGTGGCAGTCGCGGCCGATGGCCAGACCATCAAGGGCATCACCTACTATGACCACGGTGAAACCCCGGGTCTGGGCGGCGAGATCGAGAACCCGGCCTGGCGCGAGCTGTTCGTCGGCAAGAAGCTGTTCGATCAGGACGGTCAGCCTGCGCTGCGGGTGATCAAGGGCCATGCTCCGGCTGGTTCCGAGCATGAAATCGACGGCCTGTCTGGCGCAACCCTGACCGGTAATGGCGTACAGCACACCTTCGACTTCTGGATGGGCCCCAAGGGCTTCGGTCCCTTCCTGGCCAAGGTACGTGCAGGAGAAATCAACAATGGCTGA
- a CDS encoding NADH:ubiquinone reductase (Na(+)-transporting) subunit D gives MADKSEMKKLLLTPVLGNNPIALQVLGVCSALAVTSQMKTAFVMTLAVTAVTAFSNLFISLIRNQIPNSVRIIAQMAVIASLVIVVDQVLKAYAYDISKQLSVFVGLIITNCIVMGRAEAYAMKSAPLPSFLDGIGNGLGYGAVLLVVATVREILGSGTWFGIELLPLVNNGGWYVPNGLLLLPPSAFFIIGLIIWGVRTKDPKQVEAKD, from the coding sequence ATGGCTGACAAGAGCGAAATGAAAAAATTGCTGTTGACGCCTGTGCTCGGCAACAACCCCATCGCACTGCAGGTGCTGGGTGTCTGTTCCGCGCTGGCCGTTACCAGCCAGATGAAGACGGCGTTCGTGATGACGCTGGCCGTTACCGCGGTCACCGCCTTCTCCAACCTGTTCATCTCCCTGATCCGCAACCAGATCCCGAACAGCGTGCGGATCATCGCCCAGATGGCGGTGATTGCCTCGCTGGTTATCGTGGTTGACCAGGTGCTCAAGGCCTATGCCTATGACATCTCCAAGCAGCTGTCGGTGTTCGTCGGCCTCATCATCACCAACTGTATCGTGATGGGTCGTGCCGAAGCCTATGCCATGAAGAGCGCACCGCTGCCCTCCTTCCTGGACGGCATCGGCAACGGTCTGGGGTATGGCGCCGTGCTGCTGGTGGTGGCGACTGTGCGCGAGATCCTGGGCTCCGGCACCTGGTTCGGCATCGAGCTGCTGCCGCTGGTGAACAACGGTGGCTGGTATGTGCCTAACGGCCTGCTGCTGCTGCCGCCGAGTGCATTCTTCATCATTGGTCTGATCATCTGGGGCGTACGCACCAAGGATCCCAAGCAGGTGGAGGCAAAGGATTAA
- the nqrE gene encoding NADH:ubiquinone reductase (Na(+)-transporting) subunit E, whose translation MEHYLSLLIRSIFIENLALSFFLGMCTFLAVSKKVKTAMGLGIAVIVVQTVAVPANNLIYNYVLKDGALVSGLDLSFLSFITFIGVIAALVQILEMALDKYFPALYNALGIFLPLITVNCAIFGGVSFMVQRDYNFVESVVYGVGSGAGWMLAIVAMAGIREKMKYSDVPEGLRGLGITFITAGLMALGFMSFSGISL comes from the coding sequence ATGGAACACTATCTGAGTCTGTTGATTCGTTCGATCTTCATCGAAAACCTGGCGCTCTCCTTCTTCCTGGGGATGTGTACCTTCCTGGCGGTGTCCAAGAAGGTCAAGACCGCCATGGGTCTGGGTATTGCCGTTATCGTGGTTCAGACCGTTGCCGTTCCGGCCAACAACCTGATCTACAACTACGTGCTCAAAGACGGTGCCCTGGTCTCCGGCCTGGATCTCAGCTTCCTGAGCTTCATCACCTTCATCGGGGTGATCGCGGCCCTGGTGCAGATCCTGGAGATGGCGCTGGACAAGTACTTCCCGGCGCTCTACAACGCCCTCGGCATCTTCCTGCCGCTCATCACGGTGAACTGCGCCATCTTCGGCGGCGTCTCCTTCATGGTGCAGCGTGACTACAACTTCGTGGAGTCTGTGGTCTATGGCGTGGGGTCGGGTGCAGGCTGGATGCTGGCCATAGTCGCGATGGCAGGGATCCGCGAGAAGATGAAGTACTCCGATGTTCCGGAAGGCCTGCGTGGCCTCGGCATCACCTTCATCACCGCGGGTCTGATGGCACTGGGCTTCATGTCCTTCTCTGGTATTTCCCTGTAA
- the nqrF gene encoding NADH:ubiquinone reductase (Na(+)-transporting) subunit F, with product MEIILGVVMFTVILLALVAVILFAKSKLVTAGDVTISINGDPAKAVTSPAGGKLLGVLAGSGIFVSSACGGGGSCGQCKVRVKAGGGDILPTELDHISKGEARHGERLACQVTVRSDMDIELPEEIFGVKKWDCTVISNDNKATFIKELKLQIPDGESVPFRAGGYIQIEAPAHHVQYKNFDIPEEYRGDWDRFKIFELESKVNEPIIRAYSMANYPEEFGIIMLNVRIATPPPSNWTAPPGQMSSYIFSLKAGDKVTISGPFGEFFAKDTDAEMVFIGGGAGMAPMRSHIFDQLRRLKSKRKMSFWYGARSKREMFYVEDFDMLAAENDNFQWHVALSDPQPEDNWDGYTGFIHNVLFENYLKNHEAPEDCEFYMCGPPVMNAAVINMLKNLGVEDENILLDDFGG from the coding sequence ATGGAAATTATTCTGGGTGTGGTCATGTTCACCGTGATCCTGCTGGCCTTGGTGGCAGTCATTCTGTTCGCCAAGTCCAAGCTGGTGACCGCAGGTGACGTGACAATCAGCATCAACGGCGACCCGGCCAAGGCTGTCACCAGCCCGGCGGGTGGCAAGCTGCTCGGCGTGTTGGCCGGCAGCGGTATCTTCGTCTCCTCCGCCTGTGGCGGCGGCGGCTCCTGTGGTCAGTGCAAGGTGCGAGTGAAAGCCGGCGGCGGCGACATATTGCCGACCGAGCTGGATCACATCAGCAAGGGCGAAGCCCGTCATGGCGAGCGTCTGGCCTGTCAGGTCACAGTCCGTTCCGACATGGACATCGAGCTGCCGGAAGAGATCTTCGGCGTGAAGAAGTGGGACTGTACCGTCATCTCCAATGACAACAAGGCCACCTTCATCAAGGAGCTCAAGCTGCAGATCCCCGATGGGGAGAGCGTGCCGTTCCGCGCCGGTGGTTATATCCAGATCGAAGCCCCTGCCCACCACGTGCAGTACAAGAACTTCGACATTCCCGAGGAGTATCGCGGGGACTGGGATCGCTTCAAGATCTTCGAGCTGGAGTCCAAGGTCAACGAGCCGATCATCCGCGCCTACTCCATGGCGAACTATCCGGAAGAGTTCGGCATCATCATGCTGAACGTACGGATCGCGACCCCGCCGCCCAGCAACTGGACTGCGCCTCCCGGCCAGATGTCCTCCTACATCTTCAGCCTCAAGGCTGGTGACAAGGTGACCATCTCGGGTCCGTTCGGCGAGTTCTTCGCCAAGGACACCGACGCCGAAATGGTGTTCATCGGTGGTGGTGCCGGCATGGCGCCGATGCGTTCCCACATCTTCGACCAGCTGCGTCGCCTGAAGTCCAAGCGCAAGATGAGCTTCTGGTACGGTGCCCGTTCCAAGCGCGAGATGTTCTATGTCGAGGACTTCGACATGCTGGCCGCCGAGAACGACAACTTCCAGTGGCACGTCGCCCTGTCGGATCCGCAACCGGAAGACAACTGGGATGGCTACACCGGCTTCATCCACAACGTCTTGTTCGAGAACTACCTCAAGAACCACGAGGCACCGGAAGACTGCGAGTTCTACATGTGTGGACCTCCCGTCATGAACGCTGCCGTCATCAACATGCTGAAAAACCTCGGCGTTGAAGACGAGAACATCCTCCTGGATGACTTTGGTGGTTAA
- a CDS encoding FAD:protein FMN transferase — MHSVVKTWLAFGLAFFLTGCGQESVQSKPEIHITGSTMGTYYSIKVADAAVTDAAKLQAEVDVLLERVNDQMSTYRPDSELSRFNQHKGNTPLVVSRDTARVVTEAIHIGRESRGALDVTVGPLVNLWGFGPDAKPTKVPSDEQITQTRQKTGLGNLHVVTSVDADTLQKDIPDLYVDLSAIAKGFGVDKVAEYLESLGARNYLVEIGGELRINGVNGKGHPWRVAIEKPTANAGSVQEVIVPGDNGVATSGDYRNYYELDGKRVSHTIDPLTGKPITHRMVSVTVIHPSCMTADGLATALTVMGTQKSLAYAKERGLAIFVITKTDEGFEEAYSDAFKPYLAKQPG, encoded by the coding sequence ATGCACAGTGTTGTAAAGACCTGGCTAGCCTTCGGGCTAGCCTTTTTCTTGACTGGGTGCGGTCAGGAATCGGTCCAATCGAAGCCGGAGATCCACATCACCGGCAGCACCATGGGCACCTACTACTCCATCAAGGTGGCGGATGCCGCCGTCACGGATGCCGCCAAGCTTCAGGCCGAGGTGGATGTCCTGCTGGAACGGGTCAACGATCAGATGTCCACTTACCGCCCGGATTCCGAGCTGTCGCGCTTCAACCAGCACAAGGGCAATACCCCGCTGGTGGTCTCCCGTGACACGGCCCGGGTGGTGACCGAGGCCATTCACATTGGCCGCGAGAGCCGCGGGGCGCTGGACGTCACCGTGGGCCCCCTGGTCAATCTGTGGGGCTTTGGGCCGGATGCCAAACCGACCAAGGTGCCATCCGACGAGCAGATCACCCAGACCCGGCAGAAGACGGGCCTCGGCAATCTGCATGTGGTAACCTCGGTCGACGCCGACACCCTGCAAAAGGACATCCCGGATCTCTACGTGGATCTCTCCGCCATCGCCAAGGGCTTCGGGGTGGACAAGGTGGCCGAGTACCTGGAGTCCCTGGGGGCGCGCAACTACCTGGTGGAGATCGGCGGCGAGCTGCGGATCAATGGCGTCAACGGCAAGGGTCATCCCTGGCGTGTCGCCATCGAGAAGCCGACCGCCAATGCCGGCTCGGTGCAGGAAGTGATAGTGCCAGGGGACAACGGCGTCGCCACCTCGGGGGACTATCGCAACTACTACGAGCTGGATGGCAAGCGCGTCTCCCACACCATAGATCCGCTGACGGGCAAGCCCATCACCCATCGCATGGTGTCGGTGACAGTGATCCACCCCTCCTGCATGACGGCAGACGGGCTGGCCACGGCGCTGACCGTCATGGGTACGCAGAAGAGCCTGGCCTATGCCAAGGAGCGGGGTCTGGCCATCTTCGTCATCACCAAGACGGACGAGGGCTTCGAGGAGGCTTACTCGGATGCCTTCAAGCCCTACCTGGCCAAGCAGCCCGGCTAA
- the nqrM gene encoding (Na+)-NQR maturation NqrM: MQIFLITFGVFLVVVVAMAIGYIFQKKTISGSCGGLGTIGIEKECDCPEPCDNRKKKMAKEEARRKMLVDNRIL; encoded by the coding sequence ATGCAGATCTTTCTGATCACCTTCGGGGTGTTTCTGGTGGTGGTGGTGGCTATGGCCATCGGCTACATCTTCCAGAAGAAGACCATCTCCGGCTCCTGTGGCGGCCTTGGCACCATAGGGATCGAGAAGGAGTGTGACTGCCCGGAGCCCTGCGACAATCGCAAGAAGAAGATGGCCAAGGAAGAGGCCCGTCGCAAGATGCTGGTGGACAACCGCATCCTCTGA